A section of the Falco peregrinus isolate bFalPer1 chromosome 3, bFalPer1.pri, whole genome shotgun sequence genome encodes:
- the GMNN gene encoding geminin isoform X1, with the protein MNFKMTQKMNAAKSSGSLQKYLTDTACSAAPRRTLKMIQPSATGCLVGRCNEKKSSVKRKLWNNKFTSKACKAEVSVDKEQDNENMNNDIQAVDLMIKGSPSSQYWKEVAEERRKALYEVLQENEKLHKEIEQKDGEIARLKEENEELMSLAEHVHYMTNMIERLTGQAPDNFEMMQSLAIEESKKENEELNCELDAESNSEEGPSQVSGGLRGSMSVLASKEGNNLQLE; encoded by the exons AAGTACCTCACAGACACAGCATGCAGTGCTGCCCCGAGACGGACTCTTAAAATGATTCAGCCTTCAGCAACAGGTTGCCTGGTGGGCAGATGTAATGAG AAGAAATCTTCAGTCAAAAGGAAACTCTGGAATAACAAGTTTACCTCAAAGGCTTGTAAAGCTGAGGTGTCTGTGGACAAAGAGCAAGACAATGAGAATATGAATAATGACATTCAAGCTGTAGATCTCATGATAAAAG GAAGTCCTTCATCTCAGTATTGGAAAGAAGTGGctgaagaaaggaggaaggctCTGTATGAAGTGcttcaagaaaatgaaaag CTGCACAAAGAAATCGAACAGAAAGATGGTGAAATTGCTCGCCTGAAAGAAGAAAACGAGGAGTTAATGTCCCTTGCTGAACATGTGCATTACATGACCAACATGATTGAG AGGCTAACTGGGCAAGCACCTGACAATTTTGAGATGATGCAGAGTCTGGCTATAGAGGagtccaaaaaagaaaatgaagagcttAACTGTGAACTTGATGCAGAGAGCAACTCTGAAGAAGGGCCATCACAAGTATCAGGTGGCTTAAGGGGGAGTATGTCAGTTCTTGcttcaaaggaaggaaataatttgcagCTGGAATGA